One Vibrio taketomensis DNA window includes the following coding sequences:
- a CDS encoding MBL fold metallo-hydrolase — protein MSLKYQVVPVTSFSQNCSIVWCDETMKGIVIDPGGDEKQLAVLIKELGVEVVNLVLTHGHLDHVGGTQPLAQLLGGTPVVGPHKEDNFWLQGLENQSKMFGFPLTEAFEPDQWLDDGDTITFGNQVMQVLHTPGHTPGHVVLFSQDAQLAFVGDVLFNGSIGRTDFPRGDFNTLITSIKTKLWPLGNEVRFVPGHGPESTFGRERASNPYVADEMPLY, from the coding sequence ATGTCTCTGAAATATCAGGTTGTTCCTGTTACATCATTCTCGCAAAACTGCTCTATCGTTTGGTGTGACGAAACCATGAAAGGTATCGTAATTGATCCTGGTGGTGACGAGAAACAACTTGCGGTTTTAATTAAAGAGCTAGGTGTGGAGGTGGTTAACCTGGTGTTGACACATGGGCACCTAGACCACGTAGGTGGTACTCAACCCCTAGCGCAATTACTTGGTGGCACACCAGTGGTTGGTCCGCATAAAGAAGACAATTTCTGGTTACAGGGACTCGAAAACCAAAGCAAAATGTTTGGCTTCCCTTTGACCGAAGCATTTGAGCCAGATCAGTGGTTAGATGATGGTGATACCATTACATTTGGTAACCAAGTGATGCAAGTGTTGCACACGCCGGGCCATACTCCAGGTCACGTGGTATTGTTTAGCCAAGATGCACAATTGGCTTTTGTTGGTGATGTACTGTTTAACGGTAGTATTGGTCGTACAGATTTCCCGAGAGGTGATTTCAACACTCTAATTACATCCATCAAGACTAAGTTGTGGCCTTTGGGTAATGAAGTGCGTTTTGTACCAGGCCATGGTCCAGAGTCGACATTTGGCCGTGAGCGTGCATCTAACCCGTATGTAGCGGATGAAATGCCGCTGTATTAA
- a CDS encoding imelysin family protein has translation MSDKPLFSLATKAPVLKSIMIGMVSIAVASHVNASEKMPKSHISDGVYQVERTAANNFSRQASELETSLVDYCSNVGNFSQLEQQWQQTMTTWMGLQGQERGPQMALEQNWNVQFWPDKKNTTGRKMLALVKQNKVDWQASDIAKQSVTVQGLGAIEWLLYDQASDFKRSNSTCQLGVAIGQNLATNANKIAQAWQHNPWTQMSEKQWDSEYVAMLSNQLDYSIKKLSRPLAKIGKPRPYFAESWRSGTSMLNLKQNIEAMQALYLAGGFGLDAQLRKLGKAQLADRIKQQFALTLDTWPTEQSLFELLKTKQGYQSVLAQRNKLEQLNYLIHEEVAIELGVVIGFNATDGD, from the coding sequence ATGAGTGACAAACCCCTATTTTCGCTTGCTACCAAAGCCCCAGTATTGAAAAGCATCATGATTGGCATGGTGTCTATTGCTGTCGCTTCACATGTCAATGCGTCTGAGAAAATGCCGAAAAGCCATATCAGTGATGGTGTGTATCAAGTCGAACGCACTGCGGCGAATAACTTCAGCCGACAAGCGAGCGAGCTAGAAACCAGTTTGGTTGATTACTGCAGCAATGTCGGCAATTTTTCCCAGCTAGAGCAGCAGTGGCAGCAAACCATGACAACGTGGATGGGGTTACAAGGACAAGAGCGCGGTCCTCAAATGGCGCTCGAACAAAACTGGAACGTGCAGTTCTGGCCAGATAAAAAGAATACCACTGGGCGAAAAATGTTAGCTCTAGTCAAGCAGAATAAAGTGGATTGGCAAGCGAGTGATATCGCCAAGCAGAGCGTCACAGTGCAAGGGTTGGGGGCAATAGAGTGGCTGCTTTATGATCAAGCGTCGGACTTTAAGCGCAGCAATAGCACTTGTCAGTTAGGCGTTGCGATTGGACAAAATTTGGCGACTAATGCCAACAAAATAGCGCAGGCATGGCAGCACAATCCGTGGACACAAATGAGCGAAAAACAATGGGACTCAGAATACGTTGCGATGTTGTCAAATCAACTGGATTACAGCATCAAAAAGCTGAGTCGCCCATTGGCGAAAATCGGTAAACCTCGCCCTTATTTCGCAGAATCTTGGCGCTCTGGTACATCCATGTTGAACCTCAAGCAAAATATAGAGGCGATGCAAGCCTTGTATCTCGCTGGTGGATTTGGCCTAGATGCCCAGCTACGCAAATTAGGTAAGGCTCAATTGGCCGACCGCATAAAACAGCAATTTGCATTAACACTCGACACTTGGCCGACAGAGCAAAGCTTGTTCGAATTACTGAAAACCAAGCAAGGTTACCAAAGTGTGCTTGCTCAACGTAACAAACTTGAGCAACTTAATTATCTGATTCATGAAGAAGTAGCGATCGAGCTTGGTGTGGTAATAGGATTCAATGCAACCGATGGTGACTGA
- a CDS encoding imelysin family protein gives MKVKTLLARSVATAFLFAGTSAFAADVTKQQVVEHYADLAHAVFADSLSTAKDLDKSIDAFLAAPSEAKFEQVKQAWLSSRVPYQQSEVFRFGNAIVDDWEGQLNAWPLDEGLIDYVSSDYQYELGNEGATANIIANTEITIGATKLDVAKITPELIAELNEVGGSEANVASGYHAIEFLLWGQDLNGTKSGAGERSYTDFVVGEQCTNGNCERRGEYLQAAAELLVQDLEWMEKQWSAQQSNNYRQQLLSESAENGLRKMLFGMGSLSLGELAGERMKVALEANSTEDEHDCFSDNTHNSHYYNEQGIYNVFTGSYQKVDGSKLEGPSIYALVAEKDQKAADEIQKQFNSTLEQVGQLVSSAEENDQHFDQLIAAGNTQGNALVNKTILSLVAQTASIEKAAQLIGVDSLSPDTADHEF, from the coding sequence ATGAAGGTAAAAACACTTTTGGCACGCTCAGTTGCGACCGCGTTTCTTTTCGCCGGTACGTCAGCTTTTGCTGCTGATGTCACTAAGCAACAAGTTGTTGAACACTATGCAGATTTAGCTCACGCTGTTTTTGCTGATTCACTCTCCACCGCAAAAGACCTAGATAAATCAATCGACGCTTTTCTTGCCGCCCCCTCTGAAGCAAAGTTTGAGCAAGTAAAGCAAGCATGGCTTTCCTCCCGTGTACCTTACCAACAATCAGAAGTGTTCCGTTTTGGAAATGCAATTGTTGATGATTGGGAAGGGCAGCTCAACGCATGGCCACTTGATGAAGGCTTAATTGACTACGTGTCATCAGATTATCAGTATGAACTCGGTAATGAAGGTGCAACCGCCAATATTATTGCTAATACAGAAATCACCATAGGCGCAACCAAATTAGATGTAGCGAAAATCACGCCTGAGTTAATTGCAGAGTTAAATGAAGTGGGTGGTTCAGAAGCAAACGTTGCCTCTGGTTACCATGCTATCGAGTTCTTACTATGGGGCCAAGACCTCAATGGCACAAAGTCTGGTGCGGGTGAGCGTTCATATACGGATTTTGTGGTTGGAGAGCAATGTACCAACGGTAACTGTGAACGTCGTGGTGAATATCTTCAAGCTGCCGCTGAACTGTTAGTTCAAGATCTTGAATGGATGGAAAAGCAGTGGTCAGCGCAACAATCAAACAATTACCGTCAGCAGCTTCTTAGCGAGTCAGCAGAGAATGGTTTACGTAAAATGCTGTTTGGCATGGGATCGCTATCTTTAGGTGAACTCGCTGGTGAGCGTATGAAAGTGGCGCTTGAAGCAAACTCGACAGAAGACGAGCACGATTGCTTCTCGGATAACACCCACAACTCTCACTACTACAATGAGCAGGGTATCTATAACGTCTTTACGGGTAGCTATCAAAAAGTTGATGGCAGCAAACTTGAAGGCCCTAGCATCTATGCGTTAGTGGCTGAAAAAGACCAAAAAGCGGCTGATGAGATTCAAAAGCAGTTTAATTCTACTTTGGAACAAGTCGGTCAGTTGGTGAGTTCTGCGGAAGAGAACGACCAACATTTCGATCAACTGATTGCAGCAGGTAATACTCAAGGCAACGCATTGGTTAATAAAACCATCCTATCATTAGTAGCGCAAACTGCTTCAATTGAGAAAGCCGCACAGCTCATCGGCGTTGACAGCTTGAGTCCAGATACAGCGGATCACGAATTCTAA
- a CDS encoding YcbK family protein — protein MQVTRRNFIKLAGSGLVVASCAPSVALASTPDLSRSLAFNNLHTGENLETCYFDGKQYVAKELGRINHICRDFRRNEIHKMDKHLFDQISLIQKELGVDSEVQIISGYRSPATNASLRAHSSGVAKKSYHMTGQAIDFRLEGVSLRRVRDVAREIKAGGVGYYPSSNFVHIDTGPVRYWS, from the coding sequence GTGCAGGTAACACGCAGAAATTTTATAAAGTTGGCAGGAAGTGGTTTGGTTGTAGCAAGTTGTGCTCCTAGTGTAGCGCTTGCATCAACCCCAGATCTTTCACGTTCATTGGCATTTAATAATTTGCATACTGGCGAGAATCTAGAAACTTGTTATTTTGATGGTAAGCAATACGTAGCGAAAGAGCTTGGTCGTATTAACCATATTTGCCGAGATTTTAGACGTAACGAAATCCACAAGATGGATAAGCATCTATTTGATCAAATCTCCCTAATTCAAAAAGAGTTAGGTGTGGATTCAGAAGTGCAGATTATTTCTGGTTACCGCTCACCAGCAACCAACGCATCATTACGAGCGCATAGCAGTGGTGTGGCGAAGAAGAGCTACCACATGACAGGTCAAGCGATCGATTTTCGTTTAGAAGGTGTGAGTTTACGCCGAGTACGTGATGTTGCACGTGAAATCAAAGCGGGTGGTGTGGGTTATTATCCAAGCAGTAACTTCGTGCACATTGATACGGGTCCAGTACGCTATTGGAGCTAA
- a CDS encoding DUF2982 domain-containing protein encodes MKTLHLYNHRIKTLGLHQPFVAIAITILVAAVIWFSTQWQQFIVGILLIIAAFFSLKHFIKQSTVGYTLTATHFQQHFAKGGWVVHWKNITKLGICQCHTDGWYQPLPWIGIKLKDYAPYLDSICPRITTELLLSQRALLYLGLKQSGQINYFEDKVLDSRPYQLEDGTTYTGLQAMLANRMANQRALYDYDVFIAVSDLDRSGEEFVGLMRRYLAAADKEKGHNRDLSETIY; translated from the coding sequence ATGAAAACACTGCACTTGTATAATCATCGAATCAAAACCTTAGGTTTACATCAGCCGTTTGTCGCCATTGCCATCACGATATTAGTTGCGGCTGTAATTTGGTTCTCCACCCAATGGCAGCAATTTATCGTTGGTATATTGCTCATCATTGCCGCTTTTTTTTCACTAAAACACTTTATTAAACAATCTACTGTTGGCTACACATTGACCGCAACCCATTTTCAACAACATTTCGCTAAAGGGGGTTGGGTCGTTCACTGGAAAAACATTACCAAGCTTGGTATTTGCCAGTGTCATACTGACGGTTGGTACCAACCCTTACCTTGGATAGGAATTAAGCTAAAAGACTACGCGCCCTATCTTGATAGCATTTGCCCTCGCATCACCACTGAACTGCTGCTCAGCCAGAGAGCCTTGCTTTATCTAGGTCTCAAGCAAAGTGGGCAAATCAACTATTTTGAAGACAAAGTGCTAGACTCGCGACCTTATCAACTCGAAGATGGTACAACATACACCGGCTTACAAGCGATGTTGGCGAATCGAATGGCCAATCAAAGGGCTTTATATGACTATGACGTATTTATCGCGGTGAGCGACTTGGATCGCTCGGGTGAAGAGTTTGTCGGATTAATGCGCCGATACTTAGCGGCAGCAGATAAAGAAAAAGGCCACAATCGTGACCTTTCTGAAACCATTTATTGA
- a CDS encoding GTP cyclohydrolase II: MNAFTEIDNNSLQVSKEMAEVRARVEFKVGVGSKIDAEILSFKGLETDKEHVAVIFKKADHTQDVPLVRMHSECLTGDVFHSSRCDCGEQLEETIEKMGEAGGIILYLRQEGRGIGLYNKIDAYRLQSQGMNTYEANNHLGFGDDLRDFTEAAQMLLALGVGKIRLVTNNPKKVNELKEHGIEIAEVVNTLAHIKDGNESYLRAKVSHGKHLLKL; the protein is encoded by the coding sequence ATGAATGCGTTTACAGAAATAGATAACAACAGTCTTCAAGTGAGTAAAGAGATGGCGGAAGTACGAGCCAGAGTAGAATTCAAAGTCGGCGTTGGTAGTAAAATCGACGCAGAGATCCTTTCCTTTAAAGGTCTAGAAACAGATAAAGAGCATGTTGCAGTCATCTTCAAAAAAGCAGACCACACTCAAGATGTACCGTTAGTTCGCATGCATTCTGAATGTTTAACTGGCGATGTGTTCCATTCGTCACGATGCGATTGTGGCGAACAGCTAGAAGAGACCATTGAAAAAATGGGAGAAGCTGGTGGCATCATCCTCTATTTGCGTCAGGAAGGACGCGGTATTGGTTTATATAACAAAATCGATGCTTACCGCTTACAAAGCCAAGGTATGAATACCTACGAGGCAAACAATCATTTGGGATTTGGTGATGATCTACGAGATTTTACTGAAGCTGCCCAAATGTTGCTTGCTTTAGGGGTTGGTAAAATTCGCTTGGTGACTAATAACCCTAAAAAAGTGAATGAGTTGAAAGAGCACGGCATCGAAATTGCCGAAGTGGTCAACACGCTTGCTCATATCAAAGATGGCAATGAAAGCTATCTGCGCGCCAAAGTGTCTCATGGTAAACACCTGTTAAAGCTTTAA
- a CDS encoding DUF1513 domain-containing protein — protein sequence MQPMVTDTTRRKLLKAALLGMATPIAGMTRAFAGQDKRSTATPQLIGCALRGRDQYQVVVADSHGLPIRQLPLPERGHGVAINPKRGHAVAFARRPGSYLMAFDYHNGQTIALKKANSNRHYYGHGVYSNDGNWLFATEGERTTSRGIIGVYDVTEGYKKVDELTGFGIGPHEVIIMPDDTLVIGVGGVHTDGRTPLNLDSMRPSLTYISRQGELLEQRNLADSHLSIRHLAHDGENTVLCGQQYRGDPDDYPSLLAMHTQGEEMVALHAEPEQWARFNHYIASIAASDKWILATSPRGNCYGIWSKQSGELVELSPLPDASGVVAKGGVFSVSSGSGSVITLPQNDQLQHHQSQIRDKKSVYTAIQWDNHWSAIS from the coding sequence ATGCAACCGATGGTGACTGATACAACACGTAGAAAGCTGCTTAAGGCAGCGTTATTGGGAATGGCAACCCCAATCGCAGGAATGACACGAGCATTTGCAGGGCAAGATAAACGGTCAACAGCAACGCCTCAATTAATCGGTTGTGCGTTGCGTGGACGAGATCAATATCAGGTTGTGGTTGCGGATAGTCACGGTTTACCCATTCGTCAGTTACCTCTGCCTGAACGTGGTCATGGTGTAGCGATTAACCCGAAGCGAGGTCATGCCGTCGCTTTTGCTCGTCGCCCCGGAAGTTATTTGATGGCGTTTGATTATCACAACGGACAAACCATTGCGCTCAAGAAAGCCAATTCCAACCGTCATTATTATGGACATGGTGTCTATTCTAATGATGGCAATTGGCTGTTTGCGACCGAAGGAGAGCGAACAACTAGTCGCGGTATTATCGGTGTGTATGATGTGACAGAGGGTTATAAGAAGGTCGATGAGTTGACAGGTTTTGGCATCGGACCGCATGAAGTGATCATAATGCCTGATGATACCTTGGTGATTGGTGTTGGTGGTGTACATACTGATGGCCGCACACCACTCAATCTAGATTCTATGCGTCCAAGTTTGACTTATATTTCCCGACAGGGTGAGCTACTTGAGCAGCGCAATTTGGCCGACTCTCATTTGAGCATTCGCCATCTTGCTCATGATGGTGAGAATACAGTGCTTTGCGGTCAGCAATATCGTGGTGACCCAGATGATTATCCATCATTACTGGCAATGCATACCCAAGGTGAGGAGATGGTTGCATTACATGCCGAGCCAGAACAATGGGCACGCTTTAATCATTATATCGCGAGTATTGCGGCCAGTGATAAGTGGATTTTGGCCACTTCGCCACGAGGTAATTGCTATGGCATTTGGTCAAAGCAATCGGGTGAGTTGGTTGAGTTATCGCCATTGCCTGATGCATCCGGGGTGGTGGCAAAGGGCGGGGTGTTTTCAGTCAGTTCTGGTTCAGGAAGCGTGATTACTTTGCCGCAAAATGATCAGCTTCAACACCATCAGTCTCAAATTCGAGACAAAAAATCCGTTTATACCGCAATTCAATGGGATAACCATTGGAGCGCAATAAGTTAA
- a CDS encoding di-heme oxidoredictase family protein produces MKRYINSSLFISLVAVISFSSLANEVKTGGSTAVKKDGANAFSLPAANLPMSKRLDFSVGNSFFRNPWVQAPASTDARDGLGPLFNTNGCQNCHIKDGRGHPPEPSDLHAVSMLIRLSIPAMTAEQKLAYIKDGNIPEPTYGGQLQDFALQNETPEGKINITYSEHAETFADGTKVWLRKPKLTITDLGYGDMHPDTMMSARVAPPMIGLGLLEMIPEQTILQWVDEQKTSDDGISGKANRVWDIQTQAFALGRFGWKAGQPTLMQQNAAAFNGDVGLTSHLFPNENCTSNQTICSDLPNGGEPEVSDNILEFVEFYTQHLAVPIRRNVNDAQVKQGQALFTQIGCQSCHKTNVKTGKSADLPALSEQLMHPYTDMLLHDMGEGLADNRPEYLANGREWRTPPLWGIGYTQEVNGHTYFLHDGRARSLMEAVLWHGGEAEQSKQKVLQLNQAERDSLIAFLNSL; encoded by the coding sequence ATGAAGCGGTATATAAATTCTTCTCTATTTATCTCATTAGTCGCAGTTATTAGCTTTTCTTCGTTAGCCAATGAAGTGAAAACTGGCGGCAGCACTGCGGTTAAAAAAGACGGTGCCAATGCCTTTTCGTTGCCTGCGGCTAATTTGCCCATGAGTAAACGTCTCGATTTTAGCGTCGGTAACAGTTTTTTTCGTAATCCTTGGGTACAAGCGCCCGCATCAACAGATGCAAGAGACGGATTAGGCCCACTGTTTAACACTAATGGTTGTCAAAACTGTCATATCAAAGACGGCCGAGGTCATCCGCCAGAGCCTAGCGATCTGCATGCGGTATCGATGCTGATTCGTTTGAGTATTCCAGCGATGACGGCTGAACAAAAATTGGCTTACATCAAGGATGGCAACATACCAGAACCCACTTATGGTGGTCAGTTACAAGACTTTGCGCTGCAAAACGAAACACCGGAGGGCAAAATTAACATCACCTACAGTGAACACGCCGAAACGTTCGCTGATGGCACCAAAGTATGGCTACGCAAACCTAAATTGACCATTACTGATTTGGGCTATGGCGACATGCACCCAGATACCATGATGTCTGCACGAGTAGCGCCACCGATGATTGGTTTAGGCTTACTTGAAATGATCCCAGAACAAACCATTTTGCAGTGGGTTGATGAGCAGAAGACTTCTGATGATGGGATTTCTGGCAAAGCCAACCGAGTGTGGGATATACAAACACAGGCGTTCGCTTTAGGTCGTTTTGGTTGGAAAGCAGGACAACCCACGCTGATGCAGCAAAATGCGGCAGCATTCAATGGCGATGTTGGCCTAACCAGTCATTTATTTCCTAACGAAAACTGCACCAGTAATCAGACGATTTGTTCCGATTTACCCAATGGTGGTGAGCCTGAAGTGAGCGACAATATTTTAGAATTTGTCGAGTTTTACACTCAGCATCTTGCTGTGCCAATTCGTCGCAATGTCAATGATGCCCAAGTTAAACAAGGACAAGCGCTATTTACTCAGATCGGTTGTCAAAGTTGCCATAAAACCAATGTAAAAACTGGCAAAAGTGCGGATCTTCCTGCGCTTTCAGAGCAGTTAATGCATCCTTATACCGATATGCTGTTGCACGATATGGGAGAAGGTTTGGCGGATAATCGCCCTGAATATTTAGCCAACGGCAGGGAATGGCGTACTCCACCGCTCTGGGGAATCGGTTATACCCAAGAGGTGAATGGACATACGTATTTTCTTCACGATGGACGTGCTCGCAGCCTAATGGAAGCTGTGCTTTGGCATGGCGGTGAGGCGGAGCAGAGCAAGCAAAAGGTATTGCAACTTAACCAAGCGGAGCGTGATTCGCTTATCGCATTTCTAAATTCGCTCTAA